The DNA window tgggCAGTAGGTTAGGTGTGTTAAACGCATTTTCGACTTAACGATATATTTCTCTCAacataaccccatcataagtGGAGGAAGATCTGCAGTAGAAGGAATGGGCGTACTTATTCCTGACTTTAGCAGGAAAGCCTCTAGTTTCACCATTGAGATTCTCGAAAACTTTTTTTGTACAATATGGGTAACGCCATCCATTCTAGCTGATCTTCCACAGCATTTCTTGGAAGATAAAGTATgtgaaaacaaactgaaaagtgaCACAGAAACATGCCTGTTGACTGTTAACGCATTGTGGGAGAGCCTCAAAAGTCTTGAACCCAACTTAgtacattttacagaagaagaaacagaggctcacagAACTGAGAGGGCCTACCCCAAGGAACATTAGGGAATGAGGCGAGAGCTCCCGTTTCCTGCCTTGCAGTCCGGGATAAATCCACGgagccttattattattattatttttaaactgtacttacatgcagatatttattttttatatagatgAATATTTTAGTGGATCTTCGAAGGGTAAAAAGTCACAAAAGGCCGCAAGGCTGAACGAGGCTGCTGTCGCCCAGGCAACCACGGTCGCCTAGGAGGGAGTCCGGGGCTGGAGTCAGCGGGCCACGCCCTCACTCAAACTGGGAAGCTCCGGTCCGAGTTCGGAGGCGACGGAACACCCGGAGATGCTGTGGAGGCACGGAGTAGGGAGGTCCAGTATGGGGACGCTGGACCGTTAATAGGGAGGATTGACACACTCTGGATTCCAGCGGAGGCCAGGTGGTGACGATTGGGTAGGGCAACGACGCTGTAGCGCAAGTTTCTAAATGAAACTGGTCCTAATGAGGACCCATAGAGCTTCCAAGGGCTTCTTCAGCTCTAAAACCccggcctgggggcggggcgaGGTTATGTGGGCGGAAGCCTGCCGGGAGGCGGGGAGCGGGGCAACGGAAATGACGCTTAGGCGCACCAGTAGGGCGGGGCGGGCGCTAACGGTTTTCGGTAGCGCCGTCTTAGAGGGgcgggggagaggaggtggcGAGTCCGTGTCCCGTGACCCTCGGCCCTCAGCGACCCCTGCACCCCTGCAGACATCTCAAGATGATGGGCTGTGAGGAGTCAGAGCTGGAGTCGGTGGAAGGGGGAGAGGCCGTGGCTGACCCAGGGCCACCCCCAGAACCCCGAGCTCCCGAGCCCGGAGCCCCAGTGCCGGAGCCCGGCCTGGACCTGAGCCTGAGCCTGAGTCCTCTGTCCGAGAGCCCCGGGCGCGGGCGGTCCAACTGCAGCCCGGGACGGCGGAAGGGGCGGGCGGACCGGCGGGGCGGGGCCCGCAAGGGGCGGCAGGTGAGCTGGGGGAAGGCCTGGCCGCCAGCCCGCCGACGACCCCGCGCCTACCTCTTCACCGCCCCGCTCTCTGCTTCCAGGTCCGCTTCCGCCTGGCGCCGCCCTCCCCGGTACGGTCCGAGCCGCCGCAGGACCTGGGGATGCCCGCGCAGCAGAGCAGCCTGGCCCTGAGCTTCGAGCTGCAGGCCGCGCGGGCCGCAGCCGGGGGCCAGTTCGATGCCGCGAAGGCCGTGGAAGAACAGCTGAGAAAGTCGTTCCAGACCCGCTGCAGCCTGGAAGAGAGCGTGGCCGAGGGTGAGGGGGGCAGGCGGCCGGCCGGGCGCGGGAGCGGGGGTGCGAGGCGCCGCTCACTTCCGCTCCTCCTGCGGTCTCAGGGCTGAACGTGCCGCGCTCCAAGCGGCTCTTCCGAGACCTGGTGAGCCTGCAGGTGCCCGAGGAACAGGTTCTGAACGCCGCGCTGAGGGAGAAACTGGCGCTCCTGCCGCCGCAGGCCCGAGCCCCGCCTCCAAAGGTGAGGGACCTGGGCTTGAGTCTCCCCTACCCCGTCCCCCCTCTTCCCCAGCTGCCAGGGTTTCTGTCCCCTCCCCGAGGGTAACCTTGCTTTGTGCCCTAACTCCAACAGGAGCCACCTGGGCCAGGGCCAGACATGACCATTTTGTGTGATCCAGAAACATTATTTTATGAATCTCCACACCTGACCCTGGAAGGTCTGCCCCCTCTCCGGCTTCAACTCCGGCCCCGCCCTTCAGAGGATACCTTCCTTATGCATCGGACACTGAGGCGATGGGAAGCGTAGACTTGGAGGCTCCCTGGATTGCCAgttcatatttgtttttaaactgagaATAAAGTGGTTTTGCCAACAAATGGGACTCTTCTTGGGAGCCTTGAGATGGGGTCAAGCCTCAGGTTGGAAGCTGCCAGAAAGTCAAGGTTTTGGCCCTCCTTTAAAGGAACTTGGTAGTGATGAGAAATAGAGCAGGCAGGTGGTCTGGTCCTAAAAGTGCCTTTTTCTAGTTCCACTTCGACTCCATAGTTAACTCTTCCAAAGTTAGCCTTGTGCCCAAAGCTTACGTAAAAACATTTTGTCAGTGTTTTTTTGGGGGAGGATAGATGGATTCTTCAAGTTCCACATCAACGTTCACATACCCCTTTTTCCTGGCCTAGGGTTCTGTACACTTGTGTGTGGGTCTCGTTAGCATTCAACAGTCTTCCCAACCGTTGAAAAACCTGCCCTCTTCCTTAAGACTATAGTTTGGGCAGAGAGGAAGCACAGGTTCTACCAGGAGGCACCGTCCCaacccaccaccaccctcccctgtcccccccgccccaaaCTAGAATGTGCCAGACACAGGTGTGTGGGCCACTGCCCTAAACATCAAGTTTATTGTGCTGTTCTCACATTCCAAACCCAACCCCCTCTCCCAGTGAGGGACAGCAGAGGGAAGGATTTTCACAGTACCTGCATGCCTCCCCAGCAACGTCCCCCTCTTAACCCTCAGTCCATCTATCCGTGGTCCACTGAAACGCAGCTAGGGACAAGGGCCGAGGAGAAATGGGAACCTCTCCTTGGGAGAACAGGAGGAAGAGGCTAGAGAACTCGATACCCCCCACCTCCCATGCCCTCGGAGAACAGAGGGCAGCAAACAGTCCATGCCATCCAGCCCAGTGGGCTAGGGGAGAGGAAGATGATGGTGACTCCAGCACAGCTGGGCTTGCTGCTTAGGTGCCAGAGGTGTAGGGAAGAGGCTGGGGCAGCAACACaggaaaagctttctctgcagaTCCAGGAGAGGAAACTATTTttggaggcagaaagaaaagacctTGGGATACTTTCCTCTCCCCCCCCGGGTCCTCTGGAGCAGCGGGCAGCTTCACACTTTCTGTTCAGGGGGCCACTTAGTGGCTGGGGGAATGGGCCTTGTGGAACAGGTACACAGGACGCTGGAAGCCTGAGGGAAGAGTGCGCAATCAGGAGGGGTTTTGGCAGGACCTTAAGACTCCACAGGGTCTGCACCCTGCACCAGGACtggcctcccttcctcccccaacAAAATAAGCCAGCCTTACCTCTGGAGGTGTTGTGGGGTGTGGCCACAAGCTCGTAGCTGGAGAAGCCCACCTCTGGGGATGTCAGGTAGGAACTGAACTGCTCTGGCTTCAGCTGAATTCGATAGTAGTTCTTGTAGATTGTTTCCTAGGGAGGAGGGCAAGGGATCACTTTAGCTCGTTCGTTGCTTTCTCTGCTGGTGGAGGAAGATGCCCACCCCGGGGGCCTTTTCACCTTGTTCAGAAAGCCCTCTTTCTGCTGCTTTGAGGCCTTCCTTGCCTCAACTAAAGGAAGGATAGGCCCAACTTCCACAGAAACCCCAACTCACCGTGAGAGTCTTTCTCCTGCCGTAGGATGACCAAGGCTGGGGCTCCAGGACCAGGATGCCCCCAGGATGTAGGTGCCGGTAGATTCGGCGAAACATGCGCTTCAGCCCCTCGTCTCCCCAGTTGAGATGCACCCACTTGGTGAGGCTGAGGCAGAGCACCACATCATACTCGGGTTTTTGGGCCTCCACCAGCTCATCTCGATCCAGCACATAGTTACCCTGAGGGCAAGAATTAGGGGTGAGGTCAACAGAGGCATAAAAGAACCACTGCCCCCTCACAACCCACTCTGCAGCCTCACTTTAGTCCTTGGCCACCATCTGCTTTGACACTCCTCAAAATAACTCCCAAATGGTGCCCTGTTTGAGtctcattttcttgctttctattGGTGGTAAGCCAATCAAACTTAAAAAGGGAGCTTGGGTAACTTTAAATTGAGCAAATTATCCACGAGATCACCAAAGCTGGGGtcaaattgcagaggaagaatgGTAGGGTTCTCCCAAGACCCTGTCCACGACTTATTCCCAGCCCACAGTCATTAAGCTGAGAGATTCAACGTTATGCAAAGGGCCCCAACCCAGGTTTGAAAGGGAGACCTGTGGGTTCCTTCCCTGTAGTTGGGACTGGCAAAGTTTCAGGCCTATTCTTtttctcccagagaaatggagaaCCCCATCCCTCAGGAAACCTTTTCTAGATGATAAGCTCATTACCACCCTCTGCAAAGTCCATTCTTCTAGGTTGTAACCCAACACACTCACTGCCAGCTATTCCTGTAGCTGGCCTAACTGGAGCATTTTATGGGAATCCACCTGCAGTCACGGGACAGACACTGAAGACATGGTactctctcctgcttccccatCCCACCATCTAGGGTCAGTGTGGAGATGACCTAAGGCCAAGCCGCTAAGGTTCCCGGCCACTGACAATTCTGCATCGAATGCAGACAAGGTCCCTATCAAAGGACAGAAACTGTAATTAGTCAGCCACTACCCtaatcctcccccaccccaatcccaAGACATTCTATGTCTGAAACCCATCCCTTCATGCACCTTCAGTAGGTTGGAGGACAAGTTTTCATCTGGACCACATCCTCTAACGGGGAAGGTGGACAGGTCTGGATTACAGTCCTGTCCAAGAGCAGGGCAAGAGGAATCTGCCCCAATTCTGGGGCTTGCAGTCATGAGAAAGGACTCCAAGTAGAGCCCCCGCCCCAGGTTATAGGGGGAGAGACACACCCAGTGGAGTCAATCGCAGATTCAGACCCTTCTCTGGAGGATCTGGTTTTCCTAGGGAGGGGTGCATGCACAGACACCCTCTGGGTCATAACCTTTCCCTGCCATGTTCCCATTTAATCTCATCTTCATTCCTGGCCCCTATGCCAAGAGCCTGTGAACCCTCTTACCGTGACGAAGACAACATTGTTGGGGAAGACGGATGTGTCTGCTCCATCCAAGGGCACTTGGGGTGCAGCAATGGGACCCCGGCTGGCTgtcagggaggctgggaagtagCTTCTCTTTCGGACGGTTGTGGTCCCTTCCTCACTCTCTGCTCCTGGGGCCCCGTCAGAAGTCTGGGGTGGCAGACGCAGCTCTTCGGACAGGTAGTGTCGGATGTTTTGGCGGGCCGAGTGGATGAGCTGGGCGTCAATATCCAGGCCCACCATGCGGGACGGGCCCCACTTACAGGCAATGCTCAGGGTCAAATGGCCCACATTGCAGCCCAGATCTAGGACGTCCCGACCCCGAAACCACTCAGGCTTCAATACCCGAAGGCGCCCGTCCTCACAGGAAGGATTGCGGTACCCATAGTACTTGCAAAAATTCCCATACTGGAACTTGCACTGTTGCTTTTTGAAGCCCGCAGCAGGTAGTGGGTGGAGGTGGTGGCGGCCTCCCCCACTCCCTCGGCCCTTTTCCTTGGGACCCTGGCCTCCACCCCTAGCCCCTGCCTCTGACTTGCTGGAAGTCCTGCGACGTTTGCGATGTCGTGAGGAGGAAGACGGGGGTGCAGAGGTAACTGAGGCAGCTGGAGGGGCTGAAAGGGAGCCTGAGGGACCCTGTAGGGCAGATGGAAGGGGAGACACGACCTCATCCCTGCAGTTGATGGCTGTGTTGAGTTCATAGGGTTCGGGGGCGTCCCGGTTCTGGCCtctatgctgctgctgctgctgcggggTGCCCTCCCCATGGAGTGAGGAAGTGAGGGGGGCTGTGGGCAGCACGGAGTGGCTATCATTCCCTCCAgctgcctgctgctgctgctggtggtgctGTCCCCGGTGTCTATGCCGCTTCCGACCGGTCTTGAGTGGCGAAGCAAGGACTACTTGGGCCTCATCAGTGCAAGTATTGAGACTGAGAGGGTCTGTAATATCTTTGGGGATGAGGATCTCCACTGGATCTCGCCCCTTGGCCGGAAGTGGGGATGACTTAGGGGTCTCCGCATTGAGTGCGCGGCTCACTTCCTCGTCCAGGAGACTATTCAGGTTCAATGGATCAAAGATATTGCCCCCCAGGAGGAAGTTGGAGGGTAAGACAGAGTCACAGTCCGAATTGACCCGCCTGCGCCTCTTGAAGGCCGGATGTTTGAAGCCTCCACCACCTCCCCCTACATTACAGCTATTTCTCCTCttgcccccacctcccccaggggGCCGGTGGGACTGATAGCCATTACGGGGTCGAGGAGGAGCAGGGGGGCCCAGTTCTGTTCCGCCCCCTCCCCGTCGCTCCTCCCCCACGTCCGGGGGAGCGGCTCGCCCGGGGGGATCCGACAAGCGGGCCTCCCCGTGCGACTGCGCCTGGGGGCCGCCCCCTCGTTGCTGCTGTGACTGACCACCCCGAGGGGTGGATGCAGCCCCGGGGCTCTCCTTGCCGGCCCCAGAAGCCGGGGATCCCGCCGAGTGCGCGCGCGGGCCCGGCCCACGCTGTGTTCCGCCGCGGAGCTCCCCGGAGGCTGCCTCTCGGTGCGGTTGCACAGTGGGGCCGCCCCCTCCGCCCGACTCATCTTtgagcggcggcggcggggccggcACCAGAAACGGCTCCTTCTCCGCCGCCATCTCGATCATTTCCTCCCCTTATTCCGTCCCAGTCGAGGGCAACCGGGGGGACCGGGGGCTTAACCCCCCTTCCTAGACCCCGCTCGCTTCCCCCCCTTTCGCGAGTGCGCGCGCAGTTCTGCTCTTCTCCCCTAGTCTCGCGCCCAAGCGCCTCCCCCGAAGCGCGCCCTACTCGCCCGCGAGACCAAAACAAGATGCCCGCGAGACCCGAACAACTCGAGGAATCAACCGCGCGTGCGCCGACCCCTTTCTCCACTACCACTACCACTTCGCCGCGAGCGCGCACTGCTGGGGCGCGTTCCTCTCTCCCTGGAATCACGCATGCGCACTCCGCCACCACCCTGGTTGCGCGCGCATCGGAGTACGAACCAACTTAACGGCTCCGGGAGTTTAAATATAGCCCCTctcaaccccccccccaaaaagccCACCACCCCAAACTGACACCCTACTTCCCTTCGCAGCTATGTCCGTCCCTACTGATATCCTTTGTCTCTGCCGCGCGATCCCACCCACCGTAGGCGGGGGACGGGGAGCTGGTGTGAAAAGGTCTCCTTGACACCCGACCCTTGTTCCTGAGGAATGAGTCTCAGCGGTCTCCGCCCGGCTCTAAACCCAGCAACCTCCCTACCccgcctccttcctccccctagTGGGCAGCGCCTGCGCACACCCTTTTGGGCTTGCGCGGGTAGATGCAGCACGTGCTGGAGATGACGCCCCGCCCTCCGTCCTAGGGGCGGGGACTGTTACGTTGCTTCCTCAGGTTTGGTACACGCATCATGCGTCAGCACGACTCGGAGGGGCGTGGCTAAGGAACGGGGCGGCCCTCATGAATTATTCATGAACTGGTTGCCCCCTGTGTCCACCTATTTAGAAGGGCTTCCGAGGGAGCGGAGGGGTGAACCTAGAAGTAGGGTGGGGGGAAAGAGCGGAGCGTACTACCCGTCTTCCTACGAACTGTTCTCAGTCTAATACGACAGGTCATTTTAACTCACCCCCTGGAAAATATTCTCTgctgaactggaaaaaaaaaatactaaaacaggCAATGTTGTCCAACTTCCTCTTCCCCCGAAATGGCCGAGTAGTTCTCTCGCTCCTCCGCCTTCCCCCAATCGCAATCACCTGGGGACACTACGCCCTCCTCTCCGCCTCCCCACCCACCGCCCGGACACCAACGCCTCCACCCACCACCCGACGTCTGCGCACGAGCCCCCCCAGCCCGCGGAGAGCGACCCCGACGCCCACCACAGCCACCAATAGCAGTACacccaccaccaccgccccctcGTACGCAGGCCTTCCCTAGCACACGTTGCGGCTTCGCGCCGCCTTATATAAAAACGAATGTGGGCGGAGAAGAGGCTTTGGCCTGCTTTGGGGATCCCCTGCCTCGGTCAATGGGGAAGAAGCTACTCGACAGCCTTTCCAGAGGGTGCTTGGTGGCTCGTTCTCCTTGCCAACAGCGCTTGGGGTGCGGGTCCTGTGgctgagaagagggaggaagaggcgAGAATGGGGTTAAGGATAGtctcaaaatatcaaaataaggGCATGAAGGAGAGTAAGAGGAAGAGTGGGAATCAGGGCACGATtcccagaggaaggaaaaggcagTTTGGGGCACAGAgaaaagttagtaaaaggaagaTGTGCATCTTGAACGATCAGGCGCTATTGCTGCCACCTAAAAAAAGTGAGGCCAACGAGGATTACGGGGTTTGTAGTTTTACAGGGCGTTCCGGTGGAAGATGGCGGAAATAACTCAGCTGCGCAGACGCAGACGCCGATTCCAGTTGCGCATGCGCCTTCGCCCTGTGAGCAGGCCGCccgtgggggtggaggtggagctTGTGCGTGGCCTCGCGCCTTTCTCTGGTGGCGGGAAAACTGGCTCGAGGTTCGAGGGGCTTGGAGAATCTCTGCGTTAGCCCACTCTGCTCCTCGCCCTTAGGTTCTCATCTCTCCAGAAGGTAGCTGGTGTTTCTCCGCTTGCAGCTGAAGGTTCTAGGCTTGGCCAATCCTGGCACCTGTCGCCTGAGAAGTTTTCTCTTCAGGGTGCCGTTCAACTCTTAACCCCTGTCTTCAGAATCTCTAACTGCAAACTTACTCccgacaaacaaacaaaagtaactCAATATCACGGCGGGCGACGACGGACCTGAGCGAGAATGCGGATCCTGGCGCCTCCgcgggttgggggtggggaggaggagctgagggGAAATTATCTCATGGTGGGGGAGTTGTTGATGGGGAAGAGAGGCTAGAAAGCCACTGTTTTACCCTTTGAGGGGAGTCAAGGACTTTTGGCTCTGTGGTACCTCCGGTCTTAAATGCTGTGCTTAAGACAGAATTggtgagggaagagagagggaaaaatgtGGGTCCGTCAGAGTTCTTCCCTCAGGTTTAGAAGGTGGAATCAGGCCTTTTATTGTTCCAAACATCACCTTGGTGCTCTGTGAGGCAAAATGCTGCCGGAGTCTGCGAGTGCATGGGCATGACCCCTTTAAGcgaaaacaacacaaaaaggcTAGTTTGAGGTCAGCAATAGTTTGGGGCGAGTATGGAAGCTTTTCGGGAGTTAGATAGCAAGGGTCTGAACCAGGATCAGGGTCCTAAAGAAAGAGTCTGTTTTGGTGATAAGTGCCCgtatctctgtgcttccttgcaCTCTTTGAACCTAGAAGCTTTAGTcaccattaatttatttataagatTATGTAAAAGGTTTAGTTCCGGTAGTTATGACAGTAAATGTCTTGTTAGGTAGTCTGCTATGGGCAGTAAGCGTAGCGGggatcattttttccttctgtcttgttaaaagttttaaatcaTGCTTGCTGAGTGcacatgagagaaagaaagaaggaaggaagaaagaaagaaagagacaggaaggaagagagaaagagaaaaaaaacttacTGACGGAGGAATGATAATGAGCAGGGATCTACATACCGTTAGAcattaagacaaaaagaaatcaaactccagcttaaaggatatttaaaatatagtctttatttatttaagagtTATGTTTTATCTGGTGGCCAtactgaggacttcaagcctgggaggcagcatctcaagtaaccctgagaaaactgctcccaaaatatagtctttatttatttattttactatatatttacttatttttgtttgtgtctaACTACTCCCAGTAGACTGTCAGCTCGGTGAGAACAGAAACTCGGTCTTTCTTGTTCTCTGCTCaaaatacagtctttttttttttttttcaaaatacagtctttaaatacagttttttGAGGCTCACAGAGTCTGTGTTAGAGGACAATT is part of the Physeter macrocephalus isolate SW-GA unplaced genomic scaffold, ASM283717v5 random_1125, whole genome shotgun sequence genome and encodes:
- the PPP1R35 gene encoding protein phosphatase 1 regulatory subunit 35, producing the protein MMGCEESELESVEGGEAVADPGPPPEPRAPEPGAPVPEPGLDLSLSLSPLSESPGRGRSNCSPGRRKGRADRRGGARKGRQVRFRLAPPSPVRSEPPQDLGMPAQQSSLALSFELQAARAAAGGQFDAAKAVEEQLRKSFQTRCSLEESVAEGLNVPRSKRLFRDLVSLQVPEEQVLNAALREKLALLPPQARAPPPKEPPGPGPDMTILCDPETLFYESPHLTLEGLPPLRLQLRPRPSEDTFLMHRTLRRWEA
- the MEPCE gene encoding 7SK snRNA methylphosphate capping enzyme, whose product is MIEMAAEKEPFLVPAPPPPLKDESGGGGGPTVQPHREAASGELRGGTQRGPGPRAHSAGSPASGAGKESPGAASTPRGGQSQQQRGGGPQAQSHGEARLSDPPGRAAPPDVGEERRGGGGTELGPPAPPRPRNGYQSHRPPGGGGGKRRNSCNVGGGGGGFKHPAFKRRRRVNSDCDSVLPSNFLLGGNIFDPLNLNSLLDEEVSRALNAETPKSSPLPAKGRDPVEILIPKDITDPLSLNTCTDEAQVVLASPLKTGRKRHRHRGQHHQQQQQAAGGNDSHSVLPTAPLTSSLHGEGTPQQQQQHRGQNRDAPEPYELNTAINCRDEVVSPLPSALQGPSGSLSAPPAASVTSAPPSSSSRHRKRRRTSSKSEAGARGGGQGPKEKGRGSGGGRHHLHPLPAAGFKKQQCKFQYGNFCKYYGYRNPSCEDGRLRVLKPEWFRGRDVLDLGCNVGHLTLSIACKWGPSRMVGLDIDAQLIHSARQNIRHYLSEELRLPPQTSDGAPGAESEEGTTTVRKRSYFPASLTASRGPIAAPQVPLDGADTSVFPNNVVFVTGNYVLDRDELVEAQKPEYDVVLCLSLTKWVHLNWGDEGLKRMFRRIYRHLHPGGILVLEPQPWSSYGRRKTLTETIYKNYYRIQLKPEQFSSYLTSPEVGFSSYELVATPHNTSRGFQRPVYLFHKAHSPSH